From a single Corvus hawaiiensis isolate bCorHaw1 chromosome 23, bCorHaw1.pri.cur, whole genome shotgun sequence genomic region:
- the C23H1orf216 gene encoding UPF0500 protein C1orf216 homolog, with product MFAVCPANAPFQQGRGAPAPGTAIPGAGHGPDSNSNFVGEVCDSNENWSQPAPGSPPEEGSSQSENTTNPSDNLLLLMQRQMVQGQLRDAAPGLGDVPPEQGVRSPPEGAEVGGAGGQDTAEEGARGCVKPPSSPAEDNGYASSSLSIDSPDSTCSTTWDPPASAPRASSPPEAGAAKPEPGTFFPALAEAVQHLQDKERFKEQEKEKHHIQLVMYRRLALLRWIHGLQQKVVDQQNRLQESFDTILDNRKELIRCMQQGPPCLAAAAAPGP from the coding sequence ATGTTTGCTGTCTGCCCGGCAAATGCCCCATTCCAGCAGGGCCGGGGGGCCCCAGCGCCGGGCACGGCCATCCCAGGGGCAGGACATGGGCCAGACTCCAACTCCAACTTCGTGGGAGAGGTGTGTGACAGCAACGAGAACTGGAGCCAGCCAGCGCCTGGGTCCCCGCCGGAGGAGGGCTCCAGCCAGAGCGAAAACACCACAAATCCGTCTGATAATCTGCTGTTATTAATGCAGAGACAGATGGTCCAGGGCCAGCTTAGGGACGCCGCCCCGGGCCTGGGCGACGTGCCCCCCGAGCAGGGGGTGCGCAGCCCCCCCGAGGGAGCGGAGGtcggcggggcggggggacaAGACACTGCCGAGGAGGGGGCCAGGGGATGTGTCAAGCCCCCGAGCTCCCCTGCAGAGGACAACGGCTAcgccagcagctccctcagcatcGACAGCCCCGacagcacctgcagcaccaCCTGGGaccctcctgcctctgccccccGAGCCAGCAGCCCCCCTGAGGCAGGGGCGGCCAAGCCCGAGCCGGGGACCTTCTTCCCGGCGCTGGCAGAGGCCGTGCAGCACCTCCAGGACAAGGAGCGCttcaaggagcaggagaaggagaagcacCACATCCAGCTGGTGATGTACCGGCGCCTGGCCCTGCTGCGCTGGATCCACGGCCTCCAGCAGAAAGTTGTGGACCAGCAGAACCGGTTGCAGGAGAGTTTCGACACCATCCTGGATAACCGCAAGGAGCTCATCCGCTGCATGCAGCAGGGCCCgccctgccttgctgctgcgGCCGCCCCTGGCCCCTGA